One part of the Leclercia sp. LSNIH1 genome encodes these proteins:
- the fadL gene encoding long-chain fatty acid transporter FadL, whose product MSQKTLFKKTALAVAVAIVSTSAWSAGFQLNEFSSSGLGRAYSGEGAIADDAGNASRNPALIMMFDRPTFSAGAIFVDPDVDISGRSRTGASLNADNIAPTAWVPNLHFVAPINDQFGWGASVTSNYGLATEFNNNYAAGAYGGTTDLETLNLNLSGAYRLDNHWSFGVGFDAVYAKAKIERYAGDLGRIVAGSGALPPALARQVAGIPGDTQIAYLKGDEWGFGWNAGILYEIDKNNRYGLTYRSEVKIDFDGDYKSSLPSAYNQILGNFGLPMGTDGRTTGGSLTLNLPEMWELSGYNRVAPQWAIHYSLTYTSWSQFQELKATNSGGDTLFYKDESFRDAYRIALGTTYYMDDNWTFRTGIAFDDSPVPADKRSISIPDQDRFWLSAGATYAFNKDASIDAGVSYMHGQKVTFQEGPYEFSSEGKAWLYGMNFNYAF is encoded by the coding sequence ATGAGCCAGAAAACCCTGTTCAAAAAAACTGCGCTGGCAGTCGCAGTGGCAATCGTCTCCACCTCCGCCTGGTCAGCGGGCTTTCAGTTGAATGAGTTCTCTTCCTCAGGCCTGGGCCGCGCCTATTCCGGGGAAGGTGCTATCGCTGATGACGCAGGGAACGCGAGCCGTAACCCTGCCCTGATCATGATGTTTGATCGTCCCACCTTCTCCGCAGGTGCCATCTTTGTTGACCCTGACGTGGATATCTCCGGACGCTCGCGAACGGGCGCAAGCCTGAATGCGGATAACATCGCGCCAACAGCATGGGTGCCAAACCTGCACTTTGTCGCACCAATCAACGATCAATTCGGCTGGGGCGCATCCGTCACCTCTAACTACGGACTGGCGACCGAGTTCAATAACAACTACGCAGCAGGGGCATACGGCGGTACCACCGACCTGGAGACCCTCAACCTGAACCTGAGCGGTGCTTATCGCCTGGATAATCACTGGAGTTTCGGTGTTGGCTTTGATGCGGTCTATGCGAAAGCGAAAATTGAGCGCTACGCGGGTGACCTGGGTCGCATCGTTGCAGGCTCCGGGGCATTACCTCCGGCTCTGGCACGACAGGTCGCGGGGATCCCGGGAGATACCCAGATTGCCTACCTGAAAGGTGATGAGTGGGGCTTTGGCTGGAACGCCGGTATTCTGTATGAAATCGATAAGAACAACCGGTATGGCTTGACCTACCGCTCTGAAGTGAAAATCGATTTCGATGGCGACTATAAGAGCAGCCTGCCTTCAGCCTATAACCAGATCCTCGGCAACTTTGGTCTGCCAATGGGGACGGATGGCCGCACCACTGGCGGTTCTCTGACCCTGAATTTACCTGAGATGTGGGAACTGTCCGGTTATAACAGAGTCGCGCCGCAATGGGCCATCCACTATAGCCTGACCTACACGAGCTGGAGCCAGTTCCAGGAGCTGAAAGCGACTAACAGCGGCGGTGATACGCTCTTCTATAAAGACGAAAGCTTCCGTGATGCTTACCGCATCGCTCTGGGTACCACCTACTACATGGACGATAACTGGACATTCCGTACCGGTATTGCCTTCGATGACAGCCCGGTTCCGGCAGACAAACGCTCTATCTCCATTCCGGATCAGGATCGCTTCTGGCTGAGCGCCGGTGCGACCTATGCATTCAACAAAGATGCCTCCATCGATGCGGGTGTCTCTTATATGCATGGTCAGAAAGTGACGTTCCAGGAAGGTCCGTATGAGTTCTCTTCTGAAGGTAAAGCCTGGCTCTATGGCATGAACTTCAACTACGCGTTCTAA
- the mlaA gene encoding phospholipid-binding lipoprotein MlaA has translation MKLRLSVVALSTTLLMGCASSGEQQGRSDPLEGFNRTMYNFNYNVLDPYVVRPVAVAWRDYVPQPARNGLSNFTSNLEEPAVMANYFLQGDPYQGMVHFTRFFLNTLLGMGGFIDVAGMANPKLQREQPHRFGSTLGHYNVGYGPYVHLPFYGSFTLRDDGGDMVDTLYPVLSWLTWPLSVGKWTLEGVETRAQLLDSDGLLRQSSDPYLMVREAYFQNHDFIANGGKLKPEDNPNAKAIENELSEIDAE, from the coding sequence ATGAAACTTCGGCTGTCGGTGGTTGCGTTGAGCACCACGTTGCTGATGGGCTGCGCCAGCTCTGGCGAGCAGCAGGGGCGCTCCGATCCTCTGGAAGGATTTAACCGCACCATGTACAACTTCAACTATAACGTGCTGGATCCGTATGTGGTGCGTCCGGTTGCGGTGGCATGGCGGGATTATGTTCCACAGCCTGCCCGTAACGGGCTGAGCAACTTCACCAGCAACCTCGAAGAGCCAGCGGTGATGGCGAACTACTTCCTGCAGGGCGATCCCTATCAGGGGATGGTCCACTTTACCCGCTTCTTCCTGAACACCCTGTTAGGTATGGGTGGCTTTATTGACGTTGCCGGGATGGCGAATCCGAAGCTGCAGCGCGAACAGCCGCACCGCTTCGGTAGTACGCTGGGTCACTACAATGTGGGTTACGGCCCGTACGTGCATCTGCCGTTCTACGGTAGCTTCACGTTGCGTGATGACGGCGGTGATATGGTCGATACGCTCTATCCGGTGCTGTCGTGGCTGACCTGGCCGCTGTCGGTGGGTAAATGGACGCTGGAAGGGGTGGAGACGCGCGCGCAACTGCTTGATTCAGACGGTCTGCTGCGTCAGTCTTCCGATCCGTATCTCATGGTGCGTGAAGCGTACTTCCAGAATCACGACTTCATTGCTAACGGCGGTAAGCTGAAACCGGAAGATAACCCGAACGCCAAAGCGATCGAGAATGAACTCTCCGAGATTGATGCGGAATAA
- a CDS encoding formate/nitrite transporter family protein: MDELKEEKIDSHTEELEVESEENRRGKKIEVDEDHLPSRAMAIHEHIRQDGEKELERDAMALFWSAIAAGLSMGASLLAKGIFHVELEGVPGGIIIENLGYTFGFIIVIMARQQLFTENTVTAVLPVMQSPTWGNFGLLMRLWSVVLLGNIIGTGVAAWAFEFMPIFDEPTRDAFVKIGMGVMENSPAEMFANAIISGWIVATMVWMFPAAGSAKIVVIILMTWLIALADTTHIVVGTVEILYLVFNGTIHWSEFFWPFAIPTLAGNICGGTFIFALLSHAQIRNDMSNKRKAELKAQQEEAEEDKKAV; encoded by the coding sequence ATGGACGAGCTAAAAGAAGAAAAAATTGATAGCCATACCGAAGAGCTGGAAGTTGAAAGCGAGGAGAATCGCCGGGGAAAGAAGATTGAGGTTGACGAGGATCACCTGCCCTCACGCGCGATGGCAATCCACGAACATATTCGCCAGGACGGTGAAAAAGAACTGGAGCGCGACGCCATGGCGCTGTTCTGGTCGGCCATTGCCGCCGGATTATCGATGGGCGCCTCCCTGCTGGCAAAAGGGATTTTTCATGTCGAGCTTGAAGGGGTACCCGGCGGGATAATCATCGAAAACCTCGGATACACCTTTGGCTTTATCATCGTGATTATGGCGCGCCAGCAGCTCTTCACCGAGAATACCGTCACCGCCGTACTGCCGGTGATGCAAAGCCCAACCTGGGGCAATTTCGGCCTGCTGATGCGCCTGTGGAGCGTGGTACTGCTCGGCAATATTATCGGTACCGGTGTCGCCGCCTGGGCGTTCGAGTTTATGCCGATATTTGATGAGCCCACCCGCGACGCCTTTGTGAAAATCGGGATGGGAGTCATGGAAAACAGCCCGGCAGAGATGTTCGCCAACGCGATCATCTCCGGCTGGATTGTCGCCACCATGGTCTGGATGTTCCCGGCGGCCGGTTCAGCGAAAATCGTGGTCATTATTTTGATGACCTGGCTTATCGCTCTGGCCGATACCACTCATATCGTGGTGGGTACGGTAGAGATTTTATATCTGGTCTTTAACGGCACCATTCACTGGAGCGAGTTTTTCTGGCCCTTCGCGATCCCTACTCTGGCAGGCAATATCTGCGGCGGCACCTTTATTTTTGCCTTGCTGAGCCATGCGCAAATCCGTAACGATATGTCGAATAAGCGCAAAGCCGAGCTTAAGGCCCAGCAGGAGGAAGCGGAAGAAGATAAAAAAGCGGTGTGA
- a CDS encoding tyrosine-type recombinase/integrase yields MALTDVKVKSAKPSSKPIKLTDGFGMHLLVHPNGSKYWRFQYRFTGKQKMLALGVYPAVSLAEARERRDSARKLIANGIDPSEKKKAEKIEESGALTFETVARSWHSSNKTWSEGHRTLIINSLTTHVFPIIGQRNVTDLKTRDLLVPVKKAELNGHLELASRLQQRITAIMRYAVHNALIEHNPAYDLAGAIATAKSVHRPALPLERIAELMERIEAYKGKGLTQLAVRLCLLTFIRSSELRFARWSEFDFKNALWTIPAEREPLKNVKFSHRGSKMKTPHLVPLSKQSLAVLKEIKAISGAHKFVFAGFSYADKPISENTINKALRAMGYNTQKDVCCHGFRTMACSALIESGLWSRDAVERQMSHQERSSVRAAYIHKAEHLDERRLMLQWWADFLDANSSSMIRPFEFAQRNQS; encoded by the coding sequence ATGGCGCTAACTGATGTAAAAGTTAAATCTGCAAAACCTTCCAGTAAGCCAATCAAGCTCACTGACGGGTTTGGTATGCATCTACTTGTGCACCCTAATGGTTCAAAGTATTGGCGTTTTCAATACCGCTTCACTGGTAAACAAAAGATGCTGGCGCTTGGCGTCTACCCTGCCGTCTCCCTAGCTGAAGCAAGGGAGAGACGTGACAGTGCCAGAAAACTGATTGCTAATGGCATTGATCCCAGCGAAAAGAAAAAAGCGGAAAAAATTGAAGAGAGTGGCGCTTTAACTTTTGAAACGGTAGCAAGAAGCTGGCATTCCAGCAATAAAACATGGTCAGAAGGCCACCGCACACTGATAATCAACAGCCTAACCACGCATGTTTTTCCGATAATTGGTCAGAGAAATGTTACTGACCTGAAAACTCGTGATTTACTGGTTCCTGTAAAAAAAGCTGAACTGAACGGGCATCTGGAACTGGCCTCACGGCTTCAACAGCGTATCACCGCCATTATGCGCTATGCCGTACATAATGCCCTTATTGAGCATAACCCTGCTTATGATCTGGCGGGAGCAATAGCAACAGCCAAAAGTGTTCATCGTCCAGCCCTTCCCCTTGAACGTATTGCTGAATTGATGGAAAGGATAGAGGCATACAAAGGTAAGGGACTTACCCAATTGGCTGTTCGATTGTGTTTGCTGACCTTTATCCGTTCCAGCGAGTTACGATTTGCGCGTTGGTCAGAGTTTGATTTCAAAAATGCGCTATGGACGATTCCTGCAGAACGAGAACCTCTTAAAAACGTCAAGTTCTCTCATCGCGGCTCAAAGATGAAGACTCCCCATCTGGTACCGCTGAGTAAGCAGAGTCTCGCCGTTCTGAAAGAGATTAAAGCTATCAGTGGCGCTCATAAATTTGTATTCGCAGGTTTTAGCTATGCTGACAAGCCTATCAGTGAAAACACAATTAATAAGGCATTACGTGCTATGGGCTATAACACTCAAAAAGACGTTTGTTGCCACGGATTCCGCACAATGGCCTGTAGCGCTCTGATTGAATCAGGATTATGGTCAAGAGATGCCGTTGAACGACAGATGAGTCACCAAGAACGTAGCTCTGTTCGAGCCGCATACATCCATAAGGCTGAACATCTGGATGAACGCCGCCTGATGCTCCAGTGGTGGGCTGATTTCCTTGATGCCAACAGCAGCAGTATGATCAGGCCGTTTGAGTTTGCCCAAAGGAATCAAAGCTAA
- a CDS encoding site-specific DNA-methyltransferase produces the protein MDMQKETIFSEVETANSKQLAVLKANFPQCFDKNGVFIQEKLLEIVKSSDVELSKESYSLNWLGKSYARLLANLPPKTLLTEDKDHNQREENKNSQNLLIKGDNLEVLKHMANAYSEKIKMIYIDPPYNTGSDGFVYNDERNFTAEQLSELAGIDLDEATRILNFTVKGSSSHSAWLTFIYPRLYIARELLREDGVIFISIDDNEIAQLKLLCDEIFGEENFLSQIIVQSNKRGQTYKEIAKCHEYILVYYKSNKSNLGELEKVGGTLPFEDSYGPYDLWELRNRNPKFGRHNRPNLFYPIYVDENHINEEGLSRVSLTKTAECTTPVYPMNSEGGESCWRWGKDKLQKEGINSEPRIVWAKKKRDGGWNIYEKSRKSTTKAKSIWLDTKFINEQGTIESGKLQMSGALQFPKPLELMKQCIILGTGEDDIILDFFAGSGTTAHAVMELNAEENSERKFITVQIPEKCSKDSIAFKSGFETIFDITKERLKRACEKIGLEHIDYKGNLGFKSFETVDDFRMKDESELTLSNHTFFDDAVLTPEQYDTLLTTWCVYDGSLLTTPIEDIELNGYKAHLCDGRLYLIAPNFTSEALKALLQKLDADKDFAPNKVVFYGSNFESAKQMELNEALKSYANKKSIDLDLVVRN, from the coding sequence ATGGACATGCAAAAAGAAACGATTTTTTCAGAAGTAGAAACTGCTAACAGTAAGCAGCTTGCTGTTTTGAAGGCTAACTTCCCACAGTGTTTTGATAAGAATGGGGTATTCATTCAAGAAAAGTTGCTTGAGATCGTCAAGTCGTCGGATGTTGAACTCTCTAAAGAATCATACAGCTTAAACTGGCTGGGTAAGTCCTATGCCCGGCTGTTGGCTAACCTACCACCGAAGACGTTGCTCACCGAAGATAAAGACCATAACCAACGTGAAGAGAACAAGAACAGTCAGAATCTGTTGATCAAAGGGGATAACCTCGAAGTATTAAAGCATATGGCGAATGCTTATTCTGAAAAGATTAAAATGATTTATATTGATCCTCCATATAATACTGGTTCAGATGGATTTGTATATAATGATGAGCGTAATTTCACGGCAGAACAGCTTTCTGAATTGGCAGGAATCGATCTTGATGAGGCTACACGAATCCTCAATTTTACCGTCAAAGGTTCAAGTAGTCATAGTGCATGGCTAACATTCATTTACCCCCGTCTTTATATTGCTCGTGAACTTCTCCGTGAAGATGGCGTTATCTTTATTTCAATAGATGATAATGAAATCGCGCAATTAAAACTTTTATGTGATGAAATATTCGGAGAAGAAAACTTTCTATCTCAAATAATAGTACAATCAAATAAGCGTGGCCAAACTTACAAGGAAATAGCTAAATGCCATGAGTATATTTTAGTTTACTATAAATCAAATAAATCAAATCTCGGAGAGTTGGAGAAGGTGGGCGGGACGCTTCCCTTTGAAGATTCTTATGGGCCTTATGATCTTTGGGAGCTGCGAAATCGTAATCCTAAATTTGGAAGGCATAATCGACCAAATCTTTTCTATCCAATATATGTCGATGAAAATCATATAAACGAGGAAGGTCTTTCACGAGTATCCTTAACGAAAACAGCAGAATGTACAACTCCTGTCTATCCAATGAACAGTGAAGGAGGAGAGAGCTGCTGGAGGTGGGGAAAAGATAAACTTCAAAAAGAAGGTATTAATAGTGAACCGCGTATAGTATGGGCAAAAAAGAAACGTGATGGTGGCTGGAATATTTATGAAAAATCAAGAAAAAGCACTACCAAAGCAAAATCTATTTGGCTTGATACTAAATTTATAAATGAGCAAGGCACTATCGAATCAGGTAAACTACAAATGAGTGGTGCTCTTCAATTTCCTAAGCCGTTAGAATTAATGAAGCAATGTATTATTTTAGGGACTGGAGAAGACGACATTATTCTTGATTTTTTTGCTGGTTCCGGCACGACTGCCCATGCCGTTATGGAGCTGAATGCTGAGGAAAACTCTGAAAGAAAATTCATAACAGTTCAGATCCCAGAAAAATGCTCTAAAGATAGCATTGCATTTAAATCAGGTTTTGAAACGATTTTTGATATTACAAAAGAACGACTGAAAAGAGCTTGTGAAAAAATAGGCTTAGAGCATATTGATTACAAGGGTAATTTAGGGTTCAAATCATTTGAAACAGTTGATGATTTTCGGATGAAAGATGAATCTGAGCTAACGCTTTCTAACCATACATTCTTTGATGATGCTGTGTTGACACCTGAACAGTATGACACCCTATTGACTACATGGTGTGTATATGATGGTAGCTTGTTAACAACGCCAATTGAAGATATTGAGCTTAATGGCTACAAAGCACACTTGTGCGATGGTCGTCTGTATCTGATTGCGCCTAATTTCACCAGCGAAGCACTTAAAGCTTTACTTCAAAAGCTGGATGCAGACAAAGACTTTGCCCCTAACAAAGTTGTATTTTATGGCAGCAACTTCGAAAGTGCGAAACAGATGGAACTCAATGAAGCACTAAAAAGTTATGCTAATAAAAAATCTATTGATTTAGATTTGGTGGTAAGGAACTAA
- a CDS encoding type 4 pilus major pilin: protein MKKAVLIKYKKSKKGFSLLELLLVLGIISALVVAAFIVYPKVQASQRAQAESNNIATIQAGVKSLYTSASSFTGLSNTVAVQAKIFPDNMLSGSESAVKPINAFKGDVILGAAATGPSKAPGSSFNITYSNVPAAECTKIVTAAAGNFYEVGVGVAANVKAAGDVLDVAKTATQCSAGGNSNTLIFTAI from the coding sequence ATGAAAAAAGCAGTATTAATTAAATACAAAAAAAGCAAGAAAGGATTCTCGCTCTTAGAACTTCTGTTGGTTCTTGGGATTATATCTGCATTAGTGGTTGCAGCATTTATTGTTTACCCTAAAGTACAGGCTTCACAGCGTGCGCAGGCAGAAAGTAATAATATAGCCACTATTCAGGCTGGTGTTAAATCGTTATATACTTCAGCATCAAGTTTTACTGGGCTTTCAAATACGGTAGCAGTTCAGGCTAAGATTTTTCCGGATAATATGTTGAGTGGCTCTGAGTCAGCAGTGAAACCAATTAATGCATTTAAAGGTGATGTTATATTGGGAGCTGCAGCAACTGGTCCATCAAAAGCACCCGGTTCTTCTTTTAACATTACTTATTCTAATGTTCCTGCAGCGGAATGTACCAAAATAGTAACTGCAGCAGCAGGAAATTTCTATGAGGTTGGCGTAGGAGTCGCGGCGAATGTGAAAGCAGCAGGTGATGTGCTGGATGTGGCTAAAACTGCTACGCAGTGTTCAGCCGGTGGTAATAGTAATACTCTTATATTCACAGCTATTTAA
- the pilV gene encoding shufflon system plasmid conjugative transfer pilus tip adhesin PilV — translation MKKQNKKGFSLLELVLVLGVGSMMAFMRFQDMKNEQETIIANAVGQQIKQVGEAVNGYINIRYDKLSTLTLSSSQSSDPGPRVCNASGCEITYQTLVNEGLLPASYTGINALKSSYKIILKRSGISPNYVVNGLITTTLPWMEGDKYRYDLLGRAMQAAGIDSGMTQSATLASGLQGAWKEASTDYSNITSAGLMAYRVGYDSTMYSVYLRRDGTLPMTGDLNMGGKSIKNVQDITAAGTATANVLNSTGDTVVGAHIRVGGSAQVNGSINANNTVSAENIQSRGETYTQNWFRTLGDGGIYFQKWGGGWNMTDANTITAYNGKNVKTTGGVLSGYVKVSGNIEATGNIHSDKTIDANYFLPNSTEVVGTACPTQGLISKESTGAIISCQDGIWRRINYAADAPKPLKIILSCHAGNNSSNSCRKDVYTDLTFWRDGITRSEIKLVSERITRWWGDGCGSCYPGSFTYSNGVIQMSVNQAFVEREFTLSW, via the coding sequence ATGAAAAAACAAAATAAGAAAGGGTTCTCCCTGTTAGAACTCGTATTGGTGCTGGGTGTGGGTAGCATGATGGCATTTATGCGTTTTCAGGATATGAAAAATGAACAGGAAACGATTATAGCTAATGCTGTTGGTCAGCAAATTAAACAGGTCGGGGAGGCGGTTAATGGTTATATTAATATCCGATATGATAAACTTTCCACTCTGACTTTAAGCAGCAGTCAGTCAAGCGATCCGGGTCCCCGTGTCTGTAATGCTTCAGGCTGCGAAATTACATACCAGACACTGGTTAATGAAGGGTTATTACCTGCGTCATACACCGGTATTAATGCGCTAAAATCTTCATATAAAATTATATTAAAACGTTCAGGAATATCACCTAACTATGTAGTTAATGGTCTTATTACAACGACTTTGCCTTGGATGGAAGGGGATAAGTATCGTTACGATTTATTGGGTCGAGCGATGCAAGCGGCAGGTATTGATAGTGGTATGACGCAATCAGCAACGTTAGCATCAGGTTTACAGGGTGCATGGAAAGAGGCATCTACAGATTACAGTAATATCACAAGTGCTGGATTGATGGCCTATCGCGTAGGATATGATTCCACCATGTATTCTGTTTATCTTCGTCGTGATGGCACATTGCCGATGACGGGGGATCTTAATATGGGAGGTAAAAGCATCAAGAATGTCCAAGATATAACTGCTGCAGGAACTGCGACTGCTAATGTTCTGAATTCCACTGGAGATACAGTTGTCGGTGCACATATCCGTGTTGGCGGTAGTGCTCAGGTCAATGGTTCAATAAATGCTAATAACACTGTTTCAGCCGAAAATATCCAATCTAGAGGCGAGACATACACGCAGAACTGGTTCAGAACATTAGGTGATGGAGGTATATACTTTCAGAAATGGGGTGGTGGTTGGAATATGACTGATGCAAATACTATTACCGCATATAATGGTAAAAATGTTAAAACCACCGGAGGGGTACTTAGTGGATATGTGAAGGTAAGTGGAAATATAGAGGCTACCGGAAATATTCATTCAGATAAAACTATCGACGCAAACTATTTTTTACCTAACTCGACTGAGGTTGTAGGAACAGCCTGTCCTACCCAAGGATTAATCAGTAAGGAATCCACAGGGGCTATTATTTCCTGTCAGGATGGGATTTGGCGAAGAATAAATTATGCAGCAGATGCTCCAAAACCGCTAAAAATAATTTTATCTTGTCATGCAGGAAACAACTCCAGCAATAGTTGTAGGAAAGACGTTTATACTGATTTGACTTTCTGGCGAGATGGTATTACACGCTCTGAAATAAAATTAGTTAGCGAAAGGATAACCCGTTGGTGGGGAGATGGATGTGGGAGCTGCTACCCCGGAAGTTTCACATATTCAAATGGAGTGATCCAGATGTCGGTAAATCAGGCATTCGTTGAACGAGAGTTCACTTTATCATGGTAA
- a CDS encoding H-NS family histone-like protein produces the protein MTDAIKTLNNIRTLRAQARETDLATLEEMLEKLTSIVEDRRQEETIAKQQNAERQGKIEALRAQLLEDGIDPSELLGNVKSSRPAAVRAPRPAKYKYIDENGDEKTWTGQGRTPKVIAAALESGKVLEDFAI, from the coding sequence ATGACAGACGCTATTAAAACACTTAATAACATCCGTACCCTTCGCGCTCAGGCACGAGAAACAGATCTGGCTACACTTGAAGAGATGCTGGAGAAATTAACTTCTATTGTCGAAGACAGACGCCAAGAGGAAACAATCGCAAAGCAACAAAATGCTGAACGTCAGGGCAAAATCGAAGCCCTGCGTGCGCAACTGCTTGAAGATGGCATTGACCCGTCTGAGCTGCTGGGTAATGTTAAATCATCACGTCCTGCTGCTGTCCGTGCTCCTCGTCCTGCAAAGTACAAATACATCGACGAAAATGGCGATGAGAAAACGTGGACAGGTCAGGGGCGAACACCAAAAGTGATTGCAGCTGCACTAGAAAGCGGTAAGGTTCTGGAAGATTTTGCCATTTGA
- a CDS encoding conjugal transfer protein TraD: MSDDEIKNTYLTGNVFQSDRSRLEIKKTLEQKIAGAQNKLNYLKAKEKRDSKKENTRQKIILGAEVAKVLNCDISEVDKQLLFGLLLEVPSLHTHDIERYKVNGQIYIERVLKKFRP, from the coding sequence ATGAGTGATGATGAAATAAAAAATACCTATCTAACTGGCAATGTTTTTCAGAGTGATAGAAGCAGGCTGGAAATTAAGAAAACACTTGAGCAGAAAATTGCTGGAGCACAAAACAAATTAAATTACCTTAAAGCCAAAGAAAAAAGAGACAGTAAAAAAGAAAACACACGACAAAAAATAATTCTTGGTGCAGAGGTTGCTAAGGTTTTAAACTGTGATATAAGTGAGGTAGATAAGCAATTACTCTTTGGTTTATTGTTAGAAGTTCCATCGTTACATACTCATGATATCGAACGGTATAAAGTTAATGGACAAATCTACATTGAAAGAGTTCTCAAGAAATTCAGACCATAA